In the Clostridium cellulovorans 743B genome, GTAGAATTCTCTGAGATTGATGAAATAGATAGTGATAATAAAGATAAACCTCCAATGAAGTTTTTATTGATAAAATGCAAGAGAACCAAATCCAGATAATGGAGAGGTTCTCTTTCTTTTATATAATAGAGTGGGAGGTGCGGACATTTTCTTGGACCAGCTAAGTTGGAAATTCAAGGCGCTGTCTGTACTCCTTAGGGCTCATATAATATTAAAATCTTCTCTCACCAATTCAATAAATAACGACAGTGCAGGGCTAATCCACTTATTTTTGTGATAACCATAGATTGCTGTAATTTTAGCATCTACACAGCCAACCTTTAATTCTTTTAAAGTTCCATTACTAAGCTCCTCTTCTACTGTAAAACTAGGCAAAAATGAAATCCCAAGATTACTCGCAACGCATTTTTTAATTGCTTCAATGCTTCCAAGTTCGATTGTGTTGTTTAGTAATATGTTTTTATCCAGAAAGTAATTTTCAATTATTTTTCGATAAACGGATTCAACTGGATTAATGATAAGGCTTGTATTTATTTTATGGTTTGGCTCACAAAAATCTAATTTTTCTTGTTCAAATTGTGGCGAACATACTAAAGTTACATTAAAATCAGAAAGCTTAACAGCAGATAAACTTTCATTTTTACTTCCCACATCATACATCAAACCAAGGTCTAATTCACCATTTGCTAACATAGTTTTTATGGTATAGCAATTAAGAGAAACCATACTAAGTTTTACATTAGGGGCTTTTTCTTTAAACATACTTAATACATTTTGTAGTTTATAAGACATTAAAGATTCTGCAACAGCAATTTTTAACTCTCCTGTAATTTTATCACCAACTTTACCGATGCCCTCAATTTTCTTCACTGTATTAAGTAATTCATTTGCATAAGGTATCATTTCTTTTCCTAAGTCCGTTAATACCATATTACGGCCAATTTTTTCAAACAACTTAATTGAGAGTTCCTGCTCTAGTTGTTGAATTTGTGAGGTAACAGTGGATTGGGTGTATCCTAATTTCATTGCGGCATTTGAAAAGTTACCTTCTTCAACAATGCTTTTAAAGGTTTTAAAGTGTCTTATATCCATTAATGTCCCCCCGATCAATATATTAATCTAATAATATATTGATAAAATTGAATTGTCAATTCGAATATATCAATTTTACAAATATATAATCCTCTGATAATATGAATTTATAGAGTAGCTAAAACATATTAAGTAAGTTTTATTAATAACTCTATTATCGATAAAAGTAAATGAATTTGCATATTTGAATTTGTTAAAAAAATAACAATATAGATTTTAATTATGGGAGGAATGAAAAATGAGAGACGTAGTAATAGTAAGCGCAGTAAGAACAGCAATAGGAGCATATGGCAAAACTTTAAAAGATGTACCAGCAGTTGACTTAGGTGCAATAGTAATAAAAGAAGCTGTTAAAAGAGCAAATATTAAACCAGAAGAAATTAATGAAGTTATCTTTGGGAATGTGCTTCAAGCAGGATTAGGACAAAATCCAGCAAGACAAGCGGCTGTAAAAGCTGGACTGCCTGTAGAAATACCTGCATTTACAATTAATAAAGTTTGTGGTTCAGGATTGAGATCTATAAGTTTAGCAGCTCAAATTATAAAAGCTGGCGATGCTGATACTATTGTAGTAGGTGGCATGGAAAATATGTCTAGTGCACCATTTTTACTAGATAGTGCAAGATGGGGACAAAGAATGGGCCATGGTGAGCTAGTTGATGAAATGATAAAAGATGGTTTATGGGATGCTTTTAATGATTATCATATGGGAATAACAGCGGAAAATGTGGCGGAAAAGTGGAATATAACAAGAGAGGAACAAGATGAATTCTCACTTCTATCACAACAAAAAGCAGAAGCAGCCATTAAGAATGGAGAATTTAAAGATGAAATAGTTCCTGTAGTAATTAAAACAAAAAAAGGTGAAGTAATATTTGACCAAGACGAATTCCCTAGATTCGGTAATACTATAGAAGCATTAAAAAAACTTAAACCAATCTTTAAAAAAGATGGTACAGTGACAGCAGGAAATGCATCAGGACTAAATGATGGAGCAGCAGCTTTAGTAATAATGAGTGCAGATAAAGCTAAAGCTTTAGGAATAAAACCACTTGCAAAAATTACTTCTTATGGATCAGCGGGGTTAGATCCAGCGATAATGGGATACGGTGCATTTCATGCAACAAAAGCAGCTTTAGATAAGGTTAATTTAAAAGCAGAAGATTTAGATTTAATAGAAGCAAATGAAGCATATGCATCTCAAAGTATAGCAATAACTAAGGATTTAAATTTAGATATGAGTAAAGTTAATGTTAATGGTGGAGCTATAGCACTTGGACATCCTATAGGGGCATCTGGTGCTCGTATTTTGGTAACATTGCTACATGCTATGGAAAAAAGGGATGCGAAGAGGGGACTTGCTACTCTATGTATTGGTGGAGGACAAGGTACTGCCTTAATAGTTGAAAGAGAATAATTATAATCACTAATTAGGTCTTATGAAAGAAGATATCAGATAAGCAATATGGAATAGCACATAAAACCTCATTCTCTTTTATGAAATAAGAATGAGGTTTTATGTAGTATATAGAGTTGATAAAATATACTTAAGAAAGAAAATTTGCGTAATAAAGAAAAAAACATGTTGAAAGGGGAGAGTAAGTTATGACACCAGCTAATTGCTAATATTGATTAAAGTATAATTTCAAAATTATTTTAATTTAATATGTATTTTATGATGAGTTTAATTTGCCTAATTATTTTAGGTTTTATTGTTATGCTCTTTATGGAATAAGGCATTTAGAAGGTAACTTACTTTAATGAAATTCAACATTATAATTTATAGGATATTTGAAAGTTATATTTTTTAACTTTCAATCAATGTATTTTGAAGTATTGAGCTAAAATTTTTAAAGAAGCTTTAGTGTAAATTATATAAGCATAATACAAAGAGTTTATTAACATTCCTAGATTTGTGCTTATATCATACTTTAATAAATTATAATATATATGGTTTAATAAGATTTCTACATTGTAATGTGATATATGTTTATGCATTATGGTTAATATAAATGTGGTTTTATTGTTGAAGCATATAGAGTGATAAAGGATTTTCAGGCTGTAAGGAGATATGAGCTTCTTACAGTTTTTTTAATTAACTATAGTTCATATATCTAAGAACCTTCTCTGTCTATCCATTAAGAAGAGGAATAGAAATAAGGGTGAAAGAAGGAATTTCTTATGTTCGAATTATCGTTAGTTAATGTAAAAAAGTATATGGATGAAACTCTTGTGCTTAAAAATATAAGTTTTCAAGTGTATGCAGGAGAAAAAGTTGGTATAGTAGGGGTTAATGGAAGCGGGAAGAGTACTATTCTTAAACTAATAGCTGGAATAGAGCAAATGAATTACTACATAGGTTATCCTCAAACCTCAAGTTATGGATATGATGAAGGCTTTGTTTGTGTACCAAGAGAAGCTACATGTGCTTATCTTGAGCAAATACCTCAATATGAAGATGGTATGAAAGTTATCGATGTTCTAAAAGTAGCTTTTGCTGAAGTTTACACAATAGAGAATAAAATGCGTGAATTAGAAGAAGAGATGAAGTTTTTAGAAACTGATAATTTAGAAAAAGCTTTAAAACAGTATAGTAAATTGGTTGAATTATATGAAGTTAAAGATGGATATAATACAGAAGAAAAATTAAATAAGATTTGTACGGGCTTAAAATTAGATGAAAACTTTTTAAATAAGGAATTTAATTTATTAAGTGGTGGTGAAAAAACTACGGTTGTTCTTGGAAAACTATTAATTGATAATCCAGATATATTATTACTGGACGAGCCTACAAATCATCTAGATATGGATTCAATTGAATGGCTTGAAGTTTATCTTAAGAACTACAATGGTATTGTAATTATTGTATCTCATGATAGATACTTTTTAGATAATGTAGTAACAAAGATTGTAGAAATAGAAGATATGGAGAGTAAAACCTATAAAGGAAATTACTCTGATTTTGTTGAACAAAAAGAAAAGAATATGCTTGAACAAATTCATCAATATAAAGAGCAGCAAAAAGAGATTAAAACTATACAAAACACTATAAAAGAGTTAAGAGATTGGGCGAATAGAGTAGATAATAATAAATTCTTTAAAAGAGCTGCCAGTCTACAGAAAAGACTTGATAAAATGAAAAATAGTAACACTGAAAGCGACAAAGAGTATCGAACTAGAGGTCAATATGTAAGAACTAAAAAACCGAAGCTTGAAAGAAATAATATGAATCTTAGCTTTAAAGAAACTGAAAGATCTGGCAATGAAACAATTAAGGCTGAAGGACTTTCTAAATCTTTTGAAGATAAGGTTATTTTAAAAGATGTAAATCTATTGATTAATTTTGGTGAAAGAGTAGCATTAATTGGCCCAAATGGTAGTGGTAAAACTACTTTCCTAAAAATGCTTTTAGGTGAAGAAGAGCCGGATCGTGGCATAGTGGAATTAGGTGCCAGTGTAAGAGTAGCATATTTGCCACAGCAAATTATCTTTAAAGATGAGGAACTTACTGTATTAGAATGCTTCAGAGAAGATATTTCAATATTAGAAGGAAAATCACGTGAATACTTGTCTAAATTCATGTTTTATGGCAAAAGTGTATTTAAAAAGGTAAAGCATCTATCTGGGGGAGAAAGAATAAGATTAAAGCTCGGTAAGCTATTATATGAAGATGTAAATTTATTGATATTGGATGAACCTACTAATCATCTTGACATTGATTCAATAGAAACCTTTGAAGAAGCTCTAGAAGACTTTAAAGGAACTATATTTTTCATATCTCATGATAGATATTTTATTAATAAAATAGGTGAAAGGATAATTGCAATTGAAGATAATGCTTTTAAAAGTTACCTTGGTAATTATGATTACTATAAAGGAATTACAGAGGAATTAAAGCTTAAGGCTATAGAAGATGAAACATCAAAGCTTAAAAAGGATAATAAATTAAAAAATAATGATGAAATCAAAAAAAGTAAAAAAGCTAATAAACGAATAAATGTCGATGAAACTAAAAAGAATGAAGCAGAAAAAGCTAAGGTTGAAATAAGTGTTCAAAATCTTGAAAAAGAAATACAAGAGACTGAATTGGCTATGGCTGACTCAAATATACACTATGAGGAACTTAGTAAATTGTATTCTAGAAAAGAGGAGTTAAGCAAAGAGTTGGATGAGGTTATGGAATTATGGTTAAATCTTAATAGTTAATGTGAATTTTCGCTTTCAGCAAGTGATGGGTTATCATTTGCTACTGATAAGGTGAACCGTACCATAAGTAAGCCTCCAAACCTTAGATTTGGTTAGGCGAACTTACTCCTAGGAACGGAGGGAGTAGGAGTTTCCTTAAGTAAGCCTCTAAATCTTAGATTTAGTTAGGCGAACTTACTCCTAGGAACGGAGAGAGTAGGAGTTTCCTTATAAATGAAATTATAGCCTTAGGCATTGATACAAGTTGTCTAAGGCTAATTTTGCACGTAAAAAAACGTATCATAAGTTATTATGATTTTACAAAATATGTTGCAATAAAAAGTGGAAATAAATTTTAAGTATTAGACAAATAGGAATTTGAATTATTTATCAATTTTTGAAGAGCTATATGATAAATAGAAAGTTATAATTCTAAGTGAATATTATAAAGATACCAGGAGTTCCTTTTTAATAATGGTTTTCCAAGTTCGGATAAGGAATGGAGAGGAGTATACTAATAGCTTAATAATCTGAAATAATGATTATGCCGTTTCTCAGTAAAAGAGAAAATTTATATTTTATACAAAAAATAGCATTACCCTCTTGACTCTTCCTTTAGGGAATCGTTTATACTTAAATTAGCATTGATAATTAAGAAAAGAGGTGCAAACGAATGGACAACCTAATCAAAATCAAAGATGTGTCAAGGAAATATGACGTTACAGCTCGTACACTGCGTTATTATGAGGATATGGGATTGCTGTCCAGCACCCGAAGTGATGACTATACATATAGAATGTACGACGAAAATGCTGTTAGGCGGCTTGAACAAATACTTATTTTACGCAAGCTGAATATCAGCATAAAAGACATTCAACGTGTTTTCAATACTTCTGGTTCAGATGTAGTTTTAGAAGTGCTGGGGAAAAAAGTACAGAACATAGACGACGAGGTTGCACTTTTGCATGAGTTGAAAGAAATCGTGCTGGATTTTATACGTGAAATCGAACAAGTGAATTTTACAGACAACTCCGATATAAAACTGCTGTATAACAAGGCTAAAGAGATTGAAACACAGTTGGTAACCGTTGATTATATAGGCAAGCCTTCAAATATAAACCGATTGATTGAAATAACAGAAAAATTAGATAAAAAAATTCCAGATATAATGGTTGTCAGGATACCGGCATTCAAAGCGTTAACGTGCGGCGACCAACCGTGGGGAGAAATGTTCAAAGAAGGGGGATATATGTACCAATTGTGGCAGTATTGTCATTTGTATAAGAGTGTGATTTTCGATTGTTTTGATTTCTTGCTATCTAAAAATGATAAAGCTGAATGGATATGTGCCGTTAAAGATGGTGTTACCGACGCTGATGTAAGCCCTTTTAAATTAATTGATTTTCCAGGAGGCTTATACGCTATGGCAGTCAGTATTGACGAAGATAACGAGAGCCTACGCAAAGTGGAAGATAAAGTTCGCCGATGGATTGAAAGCACAAATTTTGAACTTGACGAAGGCCGCAGTGTTATGTTCAATATGCCTTATTTATATGAATATGGAAGAGATACTGCCTATAAAGACATAGAAAAGGGACTTGGCTATAAACAAATGCAAAGATATTTTCCCATTAAGCTAAAAGAAGGAATATAAAAATACAATCGATAAAACTAACTGTTGAATCAGCATCACAAAAGAAATAACAGTGAAATCTTGATTCGAACACTGTGTAACGGTTTATATTTAATAACAAGGAAACAGAAAGAGGTGATTAAATGGAAGATATTAAAATCGGATCATTATTATCCTTCGGCAATTATAATTGGCGTGTGCTTGATATACAAAACAATAGGGCTTTGATTATAACCGAAGAAGTTATAGAAGAACGCCCTTATCATAATGCTTATAAAGATATAACATGGGCTGACTGCGCCTTAAGAAAATATCTTAATGGTGAATTTTATGAGAAATTCAACGAAACTGATAAAGCAAGAATAATTCCGGTGACAAATAAAAATTTGGACAATCAGTGGTATGGTTCAAAAGGCGGAGTAGATACGAAAGACAGTATATTTTTATTAAGTCTTGAGGAAGTGTGCACATATTTCGGTGATAGTCTTTCAAAACTGCATAACCCAGGAAAAAATCAAAGATATTGGTTTGAAAGAAAAGATAAAAACAACAGTAAACGAATAGCAAGACTTCAGGGCCAAGAATGGGGTTGGTGGTGGTGGCTTCGGTCCCCAGGCCGCGTTAATGTAAAAGCCGTGTACATATTTGGGACTGACGGTAATATAGGTATCCAAGGCAACAATATATTGAAAGGCAACATCGACGAAGGAAGATGTAGAGGCGGTGTCCGTCCAGCATTGTGGCTAAAGCTAGAATAGTAAATCTCGGGTCACCTTTAAAGTGATTTGACTATAATTACAGCATAAAAAATAAGTAAAATCAATCCGTGTACAAGCAAGTACACGAGATATAAGAAGGAGAAATTAGAAATGAGTAAATATGAAAATGCAATGAAACTTATGGAGGAACGTTGTGGAAATGGCAAAGAGGAAGTTATAGCCCTTGGGACAATAGCACTATCCTTGAGCGCTGCTGGTAATCCTCGTCCTGCTGTCCGTATGGTATGCGCTTATTATGAAGATGGTGTATTTTATGTTTCTACCGACGCAAAAAAGAATAAAATGCTACAAATTGAGAAGAACAACGAGGTTTCAGTATGTGGGTTAGATTGGTACGCTCTACAGGGTACTGCTGAAAATCTAGGTTGGGTAAAGGACGAGAAGAATGCAGAAATCAGATCGAAATTTAAAAAAATTTTTAATTGGTTCGATGAAGTTGGTGACGAAGACAACCCGAACTCAATTGTTCTGCGTATCTCTCTAACAGAAGGTACGATTATTGACAACGAAAGAAAATACGGTGAATATCAGTATGAAGTTGATTTTATCAATAAAACGGCCAAATAAATCCGTAAAGAATAAGCAGTTTCTAGCTTGAGAGCTACAAACACCACTACATAATTATCAATATTTTCCGACTTAGTTTTCTGAAACCCAACATTAAACAGTTTATTGTTGGGTTTTTGTCGTATCTATAAGGTATAAGCTTCTTAAAATTTCAATAAGAAACAAATACAACTCTCCACTATATCACCAGACTTTTTATAAGTGTTATGATAATAACGTGGAGGTGCAAATAGTATGGATAAGATATATAAAACAGCAGAAGTAGCTAAAAAAGTTGGAGTACATTCCAACACTGTACGTTTGTACGAAAAGCTTCAATTAATACCAAAAGCGAATAGATCACCAAATGGCTATAGAGTATTTACTGACTATCATATAGAGCAGTTTATCCTTGCAAGAACTGCCTTTAAAGTAGAGGTTCTACAAAATGGCCTTAGAAAGAAGATAATTAATGTTGTTAAGTTATCTGCCAAGGGGAAACTTCAAGAAGCAATTAATTGTACAAAGGATTATATAAATCAGATAAAGCAAGAGCGAAAAAATGCAGAGGAAGCCATAGAACTGTCAAAGGAGCTTTTATTAGGGATAGATGCTAAAGAGAATAATATATTTTTTACAAGAAAGCAAACTGCAAACTATCTTAAGGTCACAATGGATACATTAAGAAATTGGGAGATGAATGGTTTACTTACTGTTAAGAGAAAGCAGAATGGATATCGAGTTTATACTGAAAGTGATATTAATAGATTGAAAATAATACGTACATTACGTTGTGCTAACTATTCCCTTTCAGCAATTTTAAGAATGATTAATGCCATAGAAGAAAGTAAGGAAATTGATATTAGAGAGGTTATAAATAAACCAAAAGAGGATGAGGACATTGTTACAGCCTGTGATAAACTTCTTACTTCCTTAAATGATGCAGAAAAAAATGCAAATAGTATATTGAAGCAATTGGAATTTATGAAAAAAGAATTTAATATAGACTCTACACTTTAACACCAGACTTTGTGCTGGTGTTATTCTTTTATCAAAAGGAGGGAATAGCACATGGAAGTAATAAAAGTTCATAATCTTTATAAGTCTTATGGGGATGTTCAAGTGGTGAAGGGTGTTAGTTTAACAGTAAAGAAAGGTGAGATATTTGGATTACTTGGGGCCAATGGGGCAGGGAAGAGTACTACCATAGAGTGTATTTTAGGGACAAAGAATTTTGATGATGGGCAGGTATCTATCCTAGGTATGAATCCTAAAAAAGAAAGAAAAAAGCTATTTCAGAAGGTTGGGGTACAGTTTCAAGAATCTAATTATCAAGATAAGATTACAGTGAAAGAGTTGTGTGAAATAACAGAAGTTCTTTATAAAAATCCATTAGATTACAACAAATTATTAGAGCAATTTAAACTTCAAGATAAGGTTAAAAATCTAGTAAGCGAACTATCTGGAGGTGAAAAGCAACGATTATTTATTATCCTAGCATTAATTCCGAGG is a window encoding:
- a CDS encoding LysR family transcriptional regulator — its product is MDIRHFKTFKSIVEEGNFSNAAMKLGYTQSTVTSQIQQLEQELSIKLFEKIGRNMVLTDLGKEMIPYANELLNTVKKIEGIGKVGDKITGELKIAVAESLMSYKLQNVLSMFKEKAPNVKLSMVSLNCYTIKTMLANGELDLGLMYDVGSKNESLSAVKLSDFNVTLVCSPQFEQEKLDFCEPNHKINTSLIINPVESVYRKIIENYFLDKNILLNNTIELGSIEAIKKCVASNLGISFLPSFTVEEELSNGTLKELKVGCVDAKITAIYGYHKNKWISPALSLFIELVREDFNII
- the abc-f gene encoding ribosomal protection-like ABC-F family protein, producing the protein MFELSLVNVKKYMDETLVLKNISFQVYAGEKVGIVGVNGSGKSTILKLIAGIEQMNYYIGYPQTSSYGYDEGFVCVPREATCAYLEQIPQYEDGMKVIDVLKVAFAEVYTIENKMRELEEEMKFLETDNLEKALKQYSKLVELYEVKDGYNTEEKLNKICTGLKLDENFLNKEFNLLSGGEKTTVVLGKLLIDNPDILLLDEPTNHLDMDSIEWLEVYLKNYNGIVIIVSHDRYFLDNVVTKIVEIEDMESKTYKGNYSDFVEQKEKNMLEQIHQYKEQQKEIKTIQNTIKELRDWANRVDNNKFFKRAASLQKRLDKMKNSNTESDKEYRTRGQYVRTKKPKLERNNMNLSFKETERSGNETIKAEGLSKSFEDKVILKDVNLLINFGERVALIGPNGSGKTTFLKMLLGEEEPDRGIVELGASVRVAYLPQQIIFKDEELTVLECFREDISILEGKSREYLSKFMFYGKSVFKKVKHLSGGERIRLKLGKLLYEDVNLLILDEPTNHLDIDSIETFEEALEDFKGTIFFISHDRYFINKIGERIIAIEDNAFKSYLGNYDYYKGITEELKLKAIEDETSKLKKDNKLKNNDEIKKSKKANKRINVDETKKNEAEKAKVEISVQNLEKEIQETELAMADSNIHYEELSKLYSRKEELSKELDEVMELWLNLNS
- a CDS encoding ABC transporter ATP-binding protein, producing MEVIKVHNLYKSYGDVQVVKGVSLTVKKGEIFGLLGANGAGKSTTIECILGTKNFDDGQVSILGMNPKKERKKLFQKVGVQFQESNYQDKITVKELCEITEVLYKNPLDYNKLLEQFKLQDKVKNLVSELSGGEKQRLFIILALIPRPEVVFLDELTTGLDAKARRDVWKCLLNLKKQGLTIFLTSHFMDEVEILCDNICILKNGVADFYGTVEEAVTLSPYEKFEDAYLWFVDEEELNDESI
- a CDS encoding MerR family transcriptional regulator, with translation MDKIYKTAEVAKKVGVHSNTVRLYEKLQLIPKANRSPNGYRVFTDYHIEQFILARTAFKVEVLQNGLRKKIINVVKLSAKGKLQEAINCTKDYINQIKQERKNAEEAIELSKELLLGIDAKENNIFFTRKQTANYLKVTMDTLRNWEMNGLLTVKRKQNGYRVYTESDINRLKIIRTLRCANYSLSAILRMINAIEESKEIDIREVINKPKEDEDIVTACDKLLTSLNDAEKNANSILKQLEFMKKEFNIDSTL
- a CDS encoding pyridoxamine 5'-phosphate oxidase family protein, coding for MSKYENAMKLMEERCGNGKEEVIALGTIALSLSAAGNPRPAVRMVCAYYEDGVFYVSTDAKKNKMLQIEKNNEVSVCGLDWYALQGTAENLGWVKDEKNAEIRSKFKKIFNWFDEVGDEDNPNSIVLRISLTEGTIIDNERKYGEYQYEVDFINKTAK
- a CDS encoding acetyl-CoA C-acetyltransferase is translated as MRDVVIVSAVRTAIGAYGKTLKDVPAVDLGAIVIKEAVKRANIKPEEINEVIFGNVLQAGLGQNPARQAAVKAGLPVEIPAFTINKVCGSGLRSISLAAQIIKAGDADTIVVGGMENMSSAPFLLDSARWGQRMGHGELVDEMIKDGLWDAFNDYHMGITAENVAEKWNITREEQDEFSLLSQQKAEAAIKNGEFKDEIVPVVIKTKKGEVIFDQDEFPRFGNTIEALKKLKPIFKKDGTVTAGNASGLNDGAAALVIMSADKAKALGIKPLAKITSYGSAGLDPAIMGYGAFHATKAALDKVNLKAEDLDLIEANEAYASQSIAITKDLNLDMSKVNVNGGAIALGHPIGASGARILVTLLHAMEKRDAKRGLATLCIGGGQGTALIVERE
- a CDS encoding DUF6273 domain-containing protein is translated as MEDIKIGSLLSFGNYNWRVLDIQNNRALIITEEVIEERPYHNAYKDITWADCALRKYLNGEFYEKFNETDKARIIPVTNKNLDNQWYGSKGGVDTKDSIFLLSLEEVCTYFGDSLSKLHNPGKNQRYWFERKDKNNSKRIARLQGQEWGWWWWLRSPGRVNVKAVYIFGTDGNIGIQGNNILKGNIDEGRCRGGVRPALWLKLE
- a CDS encoding MerR family transcriptional regulator; this translates as MDNLIKIKDVSRKYDVTARTLRYYEDMGLLSSTRSDDYTYRMYDENAVRRLEQILILRKLNISIKDIQRVFNTSGSDVVLEVLGKKVQNIDDEVALLHELKEIVLDFIREIEQVNFTDNSDIKLLYNKAKEIETQLVTVDYIGKPSNINRLIEITEKLDKKIPDIMVVRIPAFKALTCGDQPWGEMFKEGGYMYQLWQYCHLYKSVIFDCFDFLLSKNDKAEWICAVKDGVTDADVSPFKLIDFPGGLYAMAVSIDEDNESLRKVEDKVRRWIESTNFELDEGRSVMFNMPYLYEYGRDTAYKDIEKGLGYKQMQRYFPIKLKEGI